The Streptomyces sp. NBC_00576 genome contains the following window.
GGAGGCGATCCGCCGGCCCTCGTCGGCGTCCACGGCGACGCCCGTGTAGGTGTCGTACAGCGCGTGGTCCTCGTAGAAGGCGCAGCTCTCCTGGGTGATCGGGTCGAGGAGGTCACCGAGGGCGGAGAGGGCGCGGCCGTGCACCGAGTGGCAGTGGGCAACGGCGACGACGTCGGGGCGGGCGGCGTGCACCTGGGCGTGCACGGTGAAGGCCGCCTGGTTGATGTGGTAGCGACCCTCGATGACCTGGCCGTCCTGGTTGGCCATGACGAGGTCGCTCACGGTGACGTGCTTGAAGGGCATCCCGAACGGGTTCACCCAGAAGCAGTTGCTGTACTCCGGGTCGCGCGCCGTGATGTGCCCCGAGACACCGTCCTCGAAGCCGAACCGCCCGAACAGCCTGATCGCCCCGGCCAGCCGTTCCTTGCGGTGCCTGCGCTCGTCGTCGAGCGACTCGTACATCGGCGGCATCGCGAACTGCAGCTGGTCGGTGGGCAACGGCAGGGGCGGAGTGGGCCCGTGCATAGGTCCTCCAGCACTGGGTTCCTTTACGGAGCGGAAGTTACCGTCGGTCCGCGCAGGAGAACAGGGATGTTTGCGAAGAGATGAAACAGATATCTGAGCCAGGGACCCGAGAGGCTGACCGGACACCGATGAGACACCGGCGAATACACGTCACAGGATGTCGGGTATCCGCGTCAGACTCGGTCCCATGAACTGGGCAGTATTCACCACCGCGGAACCCGACCTGGCCGAAACCGTCGAGAAACGCTTCCGGTCCTTCACGCACCACACTCTCGCCACCCTCCGCCGGGACGGGTCGCCGCGTACCTCCGGCCTGGAGGTCCGCTTCCTGCACGGCGAGTTGTGGCTCGCCATGATGCCGGACTCGGTCAAGGCGCGGGATCTGTGCCGCGACCCCCGTTTCGCCCTCCAGGCGAATCCCGGCCCGGGGACGGGCATGGGCGGCGGCGATGTGCGGATCAGCGGGCGGGCGTACGAGGTCGAGGACCCGGCAGCCAAGGCCGCGTACGCCGAAGAGGTGGAACCGCCGGAGCTGTTCCACCTCTTCCGCACCGAGCTGACGGAGGTCGTGCGGACGTTCGTGGAGGACGAGAAGTACCTGGTCGTCCAGGTCTGGCAGCCTGGAGAGCCGGTGCGGACTCTCAGGCGGACGTGACCTTCACGGCCTGCGGGACTACTCCCACTCGATGGTGCCCGGCGGCTTGCTCGTCACGTCGAGGACGACTCGGTTGACGTCCGCGACCTCGTTCGTGATGCGTGTCGAGATCTTCGCCAGGACCTCGTACGGGAGGCGGGACCAGTCGGCGGTCATCGCGTCCTCGGAGGAGACCGGGCGCAGGACGATCGGGTGGCCGTACGTACGGCCGTCGCCCTGGACGCCGACGCTGCGCACGTCCGCGAGGAGGACCACCGGGCACTGCCAGATGTCGCGGTCGAGGCCGGCAGCCGTCAGTTCCTCGCGGGCGATCGCGTCGGCCTCGCGGAGGAGGTCGAGGCGGTCCTTGGTGACCTCGCCGACGATGCGGATGCCGAGGCCGGGGCCGGGGAACGGCTGGCGCTGGACGATCTCGTCCGGCAGGCCGAGTTCCTGGCCGACCATCCGGACCTCGTCCTTGAAGAGCTGGCGGAGGGGCTCGATGAGCTCGAACTCGAGGTCCTCCGGGAGCCCGCCCACGTTGTGGTGGGACTTGATGTTCGCGGTGCCGGTACCGCCACCGGACTCGACCACATCGGGGTAGAGGGTGCCCTGCACCAGGAAGGCGACCTCGGGACCCTCGTCCGCGATGATCTCGGCCTGCGCCTGTTCGAAGACACGGATGAACTCGCGCCCGATGATCTTCCGCTTCTCCTCGGGGTCGGAGACACCGGCGAGCGCGTTCAGGAACCGTTCCTCGGCGTCGACGACCTTCAGCGTGACGCCGGTCGAGGCGACGAAGTCCTTCTCGACCTGCTCGGTCTCGCCCTTGCGCATCAGCCCGTGGTCGACGTACACGCAGGTCAGCTGGGAGCCGATGGCCTTCTGTACGAGGGCTGCGGCGACCGCCGAGTCCACGCCGCCGGAGAGGCCGCACACGGCACGCTTGTCGCCGACCTGCTCGCGGATCAGCGCCACCTGCTCGTCGATGACGTTGCCGGTGGTCCAGGACGGGGTCAGGCCCGCGCCCCGGTAGAGGAAGTGTTCGAGGACCTGCTGGCCGTGCGTGGAGTGCATGACCTCGGGGTGGTACTGGACCCCGTACAGCTTCTTCTCGTCGTTCTCGAAGGCGGCGACCGGGACGACGTCCGTGGACGCCGTGACCGAGAAGCCCTCGGGGGCGGCGGAGCAGGCGTCGCCGTGCGACATCCACACCGACTGGTCCGCCGGGGTGCCCTCGAAGAGGGTGGAGGACGGCTTGGTGACGGCCAGCTGCGTACGGCCGTACTCGCGGGCTCCGGTGTTGTCGACCGTGCCGCCGAGGGTGGTCGCCATCAGCTGGAAGCCGTAGCACATGCCGAAGACGGGGACGCCGGCCTCGAAGAGGGTGCGGTCGACGCTGGGGGCGCTCTCCGCGTACACCGACGAGGGGCCGCCGGAGAGGATGATCGCCGCCGGGTTCTTGGCGAGCATCTCCTCGACCGGCATGGTGCTCGGCACGATCTCGCTGTAGACCCGGGCCTCGCGGACTCGGCGGGCGATGAGCTGGGCGTACTGCGCACCGAAGTCGACGACCAGGACGGTGTCGGGGGCGGGGGTCGCTGCTGACACGAGGGCCTTCCGGCGGTTGGGCGGGGGTCTGTGGGGTCGATTCTACCGGGGTGGAGGTTGGGCACCTTCCCCTCCACTGGGGGCTGCCGCCCCAGACCCCCCCGCTTCGGCTGGACGGCCTCGTCCTCGAACACCGGACGGGCTGGAATGGTGCACCGCGCTTGGAAGGGCGCCCTCCCTTGTGCATACTGACCCCTATGCTCACGCACCCGACCTTCCTCTTTACCTATGGCAACCGGCCTACCGGCTGCCATGGTCGTGCTGCTTGAGCAACTGACAAGCGACTTCCCAGGCGCCCCGGGCCGACAAGGCCCGGGGCGTCTGCCGTTTCCGGGTCCTGCCGGTCCGGGGCACCCATTCCGACAAGGAGCTCCGAATGACCTCTCTCGATGTGACCGGCGCCCGTACCCCCGAGGCCGCCGATGTGATCGCCGGCGCACGGGAACGCATCGACGCTCTCGACGACCGGATCATCGGTCTCGTCCAGGAACGGATGGCCGTGTCCGCCGTGATCCAGGAGTCGCGGATCGCCTCCGGCGGGCGGCGTGTGAACCTGTCCCGCGAGATGGACGTCCTCAGCCACTACCGGGACGCGCTGGGCAGGCCCGGCACCTCGCTCGCGATGACCTTGCTGGAGCTGTGCCGGGGCCGGATCTGAGTCCGGGTCCAGGGTCGGGTTCGGGTCGCATCTGAGTTCGGGCGCCGTCTCACCCATACAGCGCGTGACCGGCGTCCCCGGCCCTCGTTGGTACCGGTGTCCGTGCCAGCCAGGGGCGGGCCCGCACAAACCACGCGTGGCTCCAGGGTTGTGACCGGACAGCAGGGGACAGCAGCCCGGTCACCCCAGAGACCGGTCGACCCCGGGGACGCCCGGGGTCGACCGGTAAACACAGTCGACACAGCACGGCACGGCACAGGGGCCAAAAAGTACGAGCCCGGGTCAAAAGGTTGCGTACTCCGTGACCTTCCAGCACGATGCAAGAACAACTCCAAGTCCCGCAGCAGGCAAGTGCATTGCCTTGCGATCCCCGACTGCCATTGGTCCAGACCGGGCGTGCGCCCCTCGTACGCCGGGGCGCCGACCGTGGGTACAGACCAACAATGCGGCGCAACCCCCCGGCGCCGCTTCCCCCAGGCACCGGCGCTGCCCTGACGCCGGTGCTGACGGAGAAGGGCCCCGCGGCTCCGCCCCGCGGGGCCCTTTGCCATTGCCATGCCGCGTCCACCCGGCAGCCGAAGGCGACTCGCCACCTCAGATGTGACCCAGCACACATAAGTTTTCTGTCAGCGAAGAGCAACCATTCACAGTCGGCGCATGTCACACGTTCAGAACCAGGGGCCACGCCCGTGCCCCATACCTGGACGTCCTGAGGTCTTGAGGTCTTCATGAAGCTTCGCCGTGCCATGGCCGCAGCAGCGGCGACGGCTGTCATAGCCCCACTCGCCCTGCTGTCCGCGCCCTCCGCGTTCGCCGACGAGTCGCCCTCGCCCACCCCGAGCGAGACTGCGGTCACCGAGACCCCCTCGCAGAGCCCGAGCGACACCGCTTCGGCGACCCCCTCGGACCCCGCGCCCTCCGACACCGGCCTGCCGTCCGACGTGCCGTCGTCGAGCAGCGCCTCGCCGAGCGCGAGCACGAGCGATTCCACCTCGCCCTCCCCGTCCCCCTCCGTCTCCGCGTCGGCCTCCGCCGAGCCGAGCGAGGACCCGTCGGACCCGGACGTCCCGTTCTGCGAGGACCTCGACGAGAACTACGGCAACGCCCAGGTGTCCGCCGACATCAAGGGCCTGCCGGGCAAGATCGTCGCGGGCGACGGCTTCCACAACTTCAAGCTGATCGTCACCAACGACTCGAAGGCCGACATCAAGGGTGTCGCCTTCTACGCGGTGATCGAGAACTACGAGGTCGACGAGGCGAAGTTCCTCAGCCCGTACGTCGACCTGGAGTTCAAGAACCCCAAGACCGGCACCTGGGACCGGATCGGCGACGACGACTGGGCCGGCGACTACTTCTTCTACGTCGCCAAGCTGAAGGCCAAGGCGAGCGAGTCCGTCGATCTGCGCGTCAGCATCTCCAAGCAGGCCCCCGCGGGCGACGCCTACTCCTTCGGCTCCGGCGCCTACATCGACAACGTCGACGGCCAGGACTGCATCGCCGAAGGCTGGGCCCAGTACGACTTCCGGGTTCTGAAGGCCGGCACCTCGAACACCGACCCGGGCACGGCCACGCCGAACGACAGCGGCCCCAAGGACTCGGTCAAGAAGCCCCAGGGCAGCGTCTCCGACCTGCCGACCGGCAACCTCGCCGACACCGGCTCCAGCTCGGCCCTGCCGATGATCGGCCTCGTCGGCGGTGTCGCCGTCGTCGCCGGCGCCGGTGCGGTGTTCGCGATGCGTCGCCGGAAGGCGGGCACCGAGGCGTAGTCAGGCCTCCGCAAGAACAAGGGAAGGACCTGCGCTCGGAGGGGGGCGCGGGTCCTTCCCTTATTTTCCGGGCGCAGGTCCTTCTCTTGTTTCTCCGGACGCGGGTCCTTCTCCTCTTTCTCCGTACGTGTTTCTCCGTACGTGCCGTTATGACTGCTTCTTCGGCACTGCCGGTATCCCCAGGAACGGCAGCCGCAGCGCGCCGAACGCCTCCGCCGGGACCGCCGGGGCCTTCGGCTCGACCGGCTTCAGACGCTCGTACGTGGCGCCCTGGGCCGGCCGCGGGTCGGCCTCGCCGTTGTTCGGCCAGTACGACATCGCTCGTTCGGCCTGGGCGGTGATCGTGAGGGACGGGTTGACGCCCAGGTTCGCGGAGACCGCGGCGCCGTCCACCACCGAGATGCCCGGGTGGCCGTACAGCCGGTGGTACGGGTCGATCACGCCCGTCTCCCGTGAATCGCCGATCGGGCAGCCGCCGAGGAAGTGGGCGGTCAGCGGCATGCCCATCAGTTCGCCCACGTTGCTGCCGGCGAAGCCGTTGATCTCCGCGGCGATCGCCGTCGCGCTCTCCGTCGCCGCCCTGATCTGCTTGGGGTTGGGGGCGCCGTGACCCTGACGGGCCGTCAAAAGGCCTTTGCCCGCGCCCTTCGGCTTCAGGTAGGTGGTCAGGGAGTTGTCCAGGGACTGCATCACCAGGCCGATGATGGTCCGTTCCGACCAGTGGCGGTTGGAGATCGAGCGGAGGACGAGGAGGGGGTGGCGGGCAGCGTTCGCCAGCCAGCCCAGGGCCCTCGACGACCCTTCCGCGTACGGGACCTGGAGGATCGACAGGCCCCCCATCGAGTTCGAGCCCTTGCCGTAGCGGACGGGTTCGATGTGGGTGTTCTCGTCGGGGTGGATGGAGGACGTGATGGCGACTCCGCGCGTGAAGTCGACCTTCGCCTCGCCCGTTGCCCTGCGATAGCGGCGGTCGTCGGTCTGGGCGCCGACGAGCGCCTCCGAGTTGGTACGGGTCAGTTCGCCCAACCGGCCGGAGAGATGCGGGAGTTGGCCGCCCGCCTTCATACGGTGCAGCAGGGTCTGGGTGCCGTACGTGCCGGCCGCGAGGACGACACGGCGGGCCGTGAGGGTGCGCCCCCCGCTCTTCTTCCCGTCGGTGGGGAGGGTGGCCACCGCGTAGCCGCCGCGCGAGTCGTCCGTGACGGACACGACCGTCGTGAGGGGGTGGACGACCGCGCCCGCTTTCTCGGCCAGGTAGAGGTAGTTCTCGTTGAGCGTGTTCTTCGCGCCGTGCCGGCACCCCGTCATGCACTCGCCGCACTCGGTGCACGCCTTGCGCGTGGGCCCGGCGCCGCCGAAGTACGGGTCCGGGGCCTGCTCCCCCGGCGCCGCCTTCACCGCGCCCTCCCCTCCCTCTCCGTCCGCGCCGTCGCCGAAGAAGACGCCCACCGGCGCCAGATGGAAGGTGTCGCCGACGCCCATCCGCTCGGCCGCCGCCTTCAGGTGAACGTCGGAGGGGGTCATCGTCGGGTTGAGCCGTACGCCGAGCATGCGCCGGGCCTGGTCGTAGTACGGGCTGAGCTCCTCCTGCCAGTCCGTGATGTCACGCCACTGGGGGTCGTCGAAGAACGGCTTCGGCGGTACGTAGAGGGTGTTGGCGTAGTTCAGCGAACCGCCGCCGACACCCGCGCCCGCCAACACCATCACGTTGCCCAGCAGATGGATGCGCTGGATGCCGTACATCCCGAGCCTGGGCGCCCAGAGGTAGTTCTTCAGGTCCCAGGAGTTCCTGGGGAGCGTGTCGCGCGTGAAGCGGCGGCCCGCCTCCAGTACGCCGACCCGGTACCCCTTCTCGGTCAGGCGCAGGGCGGTGACGGAGCCGCCGAAGCCGGAGCCGACGACGATGACGTCGTAGTCATAGGCGTAGTCGTGATCGCTGTCGTACGACACTTGCTCTCCTCGTTGAGAACAGAACCTGCCTGGCGCGGCTGCGGCCTTGACGCAGCCTCAGCCCTAACGGAGCCGCAGTGCCTTCATCACCCTGAGGCTCCTGCTCATGAACTCCGCGTACTTCTCGTCGTCCATCCCCAGGGCCGGGGCCAGCGGCAGCAGGCGCTGCTGGGCGACCGTCTGGGCCTCGGTGTACTTGAGAATGCCCTCGGAGCCGTGGCGGCGGCCGAGGCCGGATTCCTTCATGCCGCCCATGGGGGACTGGACGCTGCCGTACGCGGCCGCGTAGCCCTCGTTGACGTTGACCGTGCCGCAGCGCACGCGGGCCGCGACGGCGCGGCCACGGGCGCCGCTCTTCGTCCAGACCGAGGAATTCAGGCCGTACGGCGTGGAGTTGGCGAGGGCCACCGCCTCGTCGTCCGTCTTGAAGCGGTAGATCGAGACGACCGGGCCGAAGGTCTCCTCCGAGCAGACGGCCATCGGGGTCTCGACGCCGTCGAGGATGGTCGGCTCGTAGAAGTACGGGCCGATGTCCGGGCGGGCCGTGCCGCCCGCGAGGACCTTCGCGCCCTTCGCGACCGCCTCGTCGACGTGCTTGGTCACCGTCTCCAGCTGGCGTTCGCCGACCAGCGAGCCCATGTCGGCGCCGTACGCCAGGGACTTGCCGAGCCGCATCGCCTTCGTACGGGCCGCGAAGCGCTCGACGAACGCGTCCGCGATCGACTCGTGGACGTACAACCGCTCGATGGAGATGCAGAGTTGACCGGCGGAGGAGAAGCAGGCCCGGACCGCGCCCGCCGCCGCCTTCTCTATGTCGGCGTCGTCCAGGACCAACATGGCGTTCTTGCCGCCGAGTTCGAGCGACACCCCGACCAGGCGCGCGGCGGCGCCCTGCGCGACCTCGCGGCCGGTGCGGGTGGAGCCGGTGAAGGAGACGTAGTCGGCGTGCTTGACGACCTCTGGGCCGATGACCGGGCCCTCACCGAGGACGACCTGGAAGACATCGGCGGGCAGCCCGGCCTCGATGAGCAGGTCCCGGGCCCAGAGGGCCGTGAGGCAGGTCTCCGTGTCCGGCTTCATCACGACCGCGTTGCCCGCGACGAAGGCCGGGATCGCGTCGCCGACCGACAGCTCCAGCGGGTAGTTCCAGGGGGCGATCTGGCCGACCACTCCTCGCGGGTGGCGCAGTTCGGTGACCTTGGTGAGCGTGGGCATCGCGCCCGCGTGCCGCTTCGGCTTCAGGTACCGGGGGGCCATGCGCCCGTAGTGGCGGGCGGCCACGGCGACTGCCTGGACCTCCTCGTGGGCGTGCAGGCGGGCCTTGCCGGTCTCCAGCTGGATGAGGTCGAGGACCTCGGCCTGGCGGGCCAGCACCAGGTCGTGGAAGCGGAGCAGCACGGCGGCGCGCTGCCGTACCGGGGTCTGCTCCCAGAGGGCCTGGGCTGCGCGGGCCCGCTCGTACGCCTTCTCCACGTCCTCGGGGGTCGACTCGGGCAGGTCGGCCAGCTTCTCGCCGGTGAACGGGGTGTGGTTGGCGGTGCGGCCGGAGCCGACGACACCCTTGGTGAGCTGGGCGACCAGCTCGGGGGTGACCACGTCGGCGGCGGTGCGGGCGCCTGTGGGCGCGGGTGCCAGGGGGTTCGTACCGGTGGGGGCGTCGGTGCCGGGCTTTACCGGGGCCTGCGAGTCCGTCATGAGCCGCAGCGTATGACGGACTCGCAGGCTTTGGGTACCCATGGGTAACCCGGATTCACCGAGTGCGCACACCAGGCTCGCATGCCGCCAGTGAGTGCTGGCAACGAATCCGCTGATCAGGGCGTTGGTGTCGCTCGCCGCCGGCTCGCTACCGCTCGATTTCGAGCTGGTCGCGCGCCCCCTTGAAGACTTCCATGCCCCGCTTCTCGTTCGCCGTCCCC
Protein-coding sequences here:
- a CDS encoding class II aldolase/adducin family protein, producing the protein MHGPTPPLPLPTDQLQFAMPPMYESLDDERRHRKERLAGAIRLFGRFGFEDGVSGHITARDPEYSNCFWVNPFGMPFKHVTVSDLVMANQDGQVIEGRYHINQAAFTVHAQVHAARPDVVAVAHCHSVHGRALSALGDLLDPITQESCAFYEDHALYDTYTGVAVDADEGRRIASALGSRKALVLRNHGLLTVGDSVDAAAWWFLSMERSSQVQLTARAAGRPILIDHKQAVSTREQLGGDLVAWINYQPLWRDISRSEPDLLS
- a CDS encoding pyridoxamine 5'-phosphate oxidase family protein: MNWAVFTTAEPDLAETVEKRFRSFTHHTLATLRRDGSPRTSGLEVRFLHGELWLAMMPDSVKARDLCRDPRFALQANPGPGTGMGGGDVRISGRAYEVEDPAAKAAYAEEVEPPELFHLFRTELTEVVRTFVEDEKYLVVQVWQPGEPVRTLRRT
- the guaA gene encoding glutamine-hydrolyzing GMP synthase produces the protein MSAATPAPDTVLVVDFGAQYAQLIARRVREARVYSEIVPSTMPVEEMLAKNPAAIILSGGPSSVYAESAPSVDRTLFEAGVPVFGMCYGFQLMATTLGGTVDNTGAREYGRTQLAVTKPSSTLFEGTPADQSVWMSHGDACSAAPEGFSVTASTDVVPVAAFENDEKKLYGVQYHPEVMHSTHGQQVLEHFLYRGAGLTPSWTTGNVIDEQVALIREQVGDKRAVCGLSGGVDSAVAAALVQKAIGSQLTCVYVDHGLMRKGETEQVEKDFVASTGVTLKVVDAEERFLNALAGVSDPEEKRKIIGREFIRVFEQAQAEIIADEGPEVAFLVQGTLYPDVVESGGGTGTANIKSHHNVGGLPEDLEFELIEPLRQLFKDEVRMVGQELGLPDEIVQRQPFPGPGLGIRIVGEVTKDRLDLLREADAIAREELTAAGLDRDIWQCPVVLLADVRSVGVQGDGRTYGHPIVLRPVSSEDAMTADWSRLPYEVLAKISTRITNEVADVNRVVLDVTSKPPGTIEWE
- a CDS encoding chorismate mutase; the encoded protein is MTSLDVTGARTPEAADVIAGARERIDALDDRIIGLVQERMAVSAVIQESRIASGGRRVNLSREMDVLSHYRDALGRPGTSLAMTLLELCRGRI
- a CDS encoding LAETG motif-containing sortase-dependent surface protein codes for the protein MKLRRAMAAAAATAVIAPLALLSAPSAFADESPSPTPSETAVTETPSQSPSDTASATPSDPAPSDTGLPSDVPSSSSASPSASTSDSTSPSPSPSVSASASAEPSEDPSDPDVPFCEDLDENYGNAQVSADIKGLPGKIVAGDGFHNFKLIVTNDSKADIKGVAFYAVIENYEVDEAKFLSPYVDLEFKNPKTGTWDRIGDDDWAGDYFFYVAKLKAKASESVDLRVSISKQAPAGDAYSFGSGAYIDNVDGQDCIAEGWAQYDFRVLKAGTSNTDPGTATPNDSGPKDSVKKPQGSVSDLPTGNLADTGSSSALPMIGLVGGVAVVAGAGAVFAMRRRKAGTEA
- a CDS encoding GMC family oxidoreductase, yielding MSYDSDHDYAYDYDVIVVGSGFGGSVTALRLTEKGYRVGVLEAGRRFTRDTLPRNSWDLKNYLWAPRLGMYGIQRIHLLGNVMVLAGAGVGGGSLNYANTLYVPPKPFFDDPQWRDITDWQEELSPYYDQARRMLGVRLNPTMTPSDVHLKAAAERMGVGDTFHLAPVGVFFGDGADGEGGEGAVKAAPGEQAPDPYFGGAGPTRKACTECGECMTGCRHGAKNTLNENYLYLAEKAGAVVHPLTTVVSVTDDSRGGYAVATLPTDGKKSGGRTLTARRVVLAAGTYGTQTLLHRMKAGGQLPHLSGRLGELTRTNSEALVGAQTDDRRYRRATGEAKVDFTRGVAITSSIHPDENTHIEPVRYGKGSNSMGGLSILQVPYAEGSSRALGWLANAARHPLLVLRSISNRHWSERTIIGLVMQSLDNSLTTYLKPKGAGKGLLTARQGHGAPNPKQIRAATESATAIAAEINGFAGSNVGELMGMPLTAHFLGGCPIGDSRETGVIDPYHRLYGHPGISVVDGAAVSANLGVNPSLTITAQAERAMSYWPNNGEADPRPAQGATYERLKPVEPKAPAVPAEAFGALRLPFLGIPAVPKKQS
- a CDS encoding succinic semialdehyde dehydrogenase, with protein sequence MTDSQAPVKPGTDAPTGTNPLAPAPTGARTAADVVTPELVAQLTKGVVGSGRTANHTPFTGEKLADLPESTPEDVEKAYERARAAQALWEQTPVRQRAAVLLRFHDLVLARQAEVLDLIQLETGKARLHAHEEVQAVAVAARHYGRMAPRYLKPKRHAGAMPTLTKVTELRHPRGVVGQIAPWNYPLELSVGDAIPAFVAGNAVVMKPDTETCLTALWARDLLIEAGLPADVFQVVLGEGPVIGPEVVKHADYVSFTGSTRTGREVAQGAAARLVGVSLELGGKNAMLVLDDADIEKAAAGAVRACFSSAGQLCISIERLYVHESIADAFVERFAARTKAMRLGKSLAYGADMGSLVGERQLETVTKHVDEAVAKGAKVLAGGTARPDIGPYFYEPTILDGVETPMAVCSEETFGPVVSIYRFKTDDEAVALANSTPYGLNSSVWTKSGARGRAVAARVRCGTVNVNEGYAAAYGSVQSPMGGMKESGLGRRHGSEGILKYTEAQTVAQQRLLPLAPALGMDDEKYAEFMSRSLRVMKALRLR